A part of Aegilops tauschii subsp. strangulata cultivar AL8/78 chromosome 2, Aet v6.0, whole genome shotgun sequence genomic DNA contains:
- the LOC141040776 gene encoding uncharacterized protein: protein MELWFAFMVHIRRDRYMFDAKDKKKYQGGFDYRLPMASNWSFRQFGEVICSQYPWGLLDEVVHKYYDGEKNWVTITNDEELATMFVRHKEKDNFHVRLQVDVLEQAFGPRMTGATSRGEPSRCNGISSQNSSVGARRRGGLTSVGNSSRVPLEVEPDDYNSGVDEEKLYSNVIWNLRRSPRTENQDEAHHAVRVDDDAVGEDEDLAAVEWDPLNPHMEEGTVFASMNECRNALVTYCIKVERSFKVDKSDQVRYRVHYPTEGYPWRLLTSKMRNSTNVQVKVNPFKHTCQESTLRKDTISRAKSRWVAEEVKKWVKENQQVGPKELQKNIKDKFKIDLPYMGLFNGKQHAMDSIYGNWQESFQLLYSFKGEVERTSPGSIVDIDHHTVEYTFRGVTKTKECFRRVFVCFEACRRGFFAGCTPYLAIDATFLTGRFKGQLVAACAVDAHSFVFPVAYGVLETESEES, encoded by the coding sequence ATGGAGTTGTGGTTTGCTTTCATGGTGCACATTAGAAGGGACCGGTACATGTTCGATGCAAAGGATAAGAAGAAATACCAAGGAGGTTTTGATTATCGGTTGCCAATGGCTAGTAATTGGAGTTTTAGACAATTTGGGGAGGTAATTTGTAGCCAATATCCTTGGGGTTTGCTTGATGAAGTGGTACACAAATACTATGATGGGGAAAAGAATTGGGTGACAATTACTAATGATGAAGAGCTAGCTACCATGTTTGTTAGGCATAAAGAGAAAGATAATTTTCATGTGAGGCTGCAAGTTGATGTGCTTGAGCAGGCATTTGGACCTAGGATGACGGGTGCAACATCTCGGGGAGAACCAAGTCGTTGTAATGGCATCTCTAGCCAGAACAGTTCAGTTGGTGCACGGCGACGTGGTGGCTTGACAAGTGTGGGCAACAGCAGTAGGGTCCCCCTTGAAGTGGAGCCTGATGACTACAATTCTGGGGTTGATGAAGAGAAGCTATATTCTAATGTTATTTGGAATTTACGACGGTCACCTCGGACTGAAAACCAAGATGAGGCTCACCATGCAGTCCGTGTGGATGATGACGCAGTGGGTGAGGACGAAGACCTTGCAGCTGTTGAATGGGACCCTTTGAACCCTCATATGGAAGAAGGTACAGTTTTTGCATCCATGAATGAGTGTAGAAATGCACTTGTGACATACTGCATCAAGGTAGAACGTAGTTTCAAAGTTGACAAGAGCGATCAAGTACGTTACAGAGTGCACTATCCGACTGAGGGTTATCCATGGAGGCTGCTCACATCTAAAATGCGGAATAGCACTAATGTTCAGGTCAAAGTGAACCCTTTTAAGCACACATGCCAGGAATCAACCCTTAGGAAGGATACAATCAGTAGAGCCAAGTCAAGATGGGTGGCAGAAGAAGTAAAGAAGTGGGTGAAAGAAAACCAACAAGTGGGTCCAAAGGAATTGCAGAAGAACATCAAAGATAAGTTCAAGATAGATTTACCATACATGGGGTTGTTCAATGGTAAACAACATGCTATGGATTCTATTTATGGTAACTGGCAGGAAAGTTTTCAATTGTTGTATTCATTCAAAGGTGAAGTGGAGAGGACAAGCCCAggtagtattgtagatattgatcaCCACACCGTGGAGTACACATTCAGGGGAGTGACAAAGACCAAGGAATGCTTTAGGAGGGTTTTTGTCTGTTTTGAGGCTTGTCGCCGGGGTTTTTTCGCAGGCTGCACGCCTTATTTGGCTATTGATGCCACTTTTCTCACAGGGAGGTTTAAAGGACAGTTAGTAGCAGCTTGTGCAGTTGATGCACACAGTTTTGTATTTCCAGTTGCCTACGGTGTGCTGGAGACAGAGTCTGAGGAGAGCTGA